The proteins below come from a single Azospirillum thiophilum genomic window:
- a CDS encoding CBS domain-containing protein encodes MKRKLVPDVVRSQELILVPEDTSVATVSKMMAEKNIGAVLVVNHGALIGIVTERDLNNKVLSKDIDPSSVEVGAVMTRNPDSLPPDADAVDALKLMHDKHYRHLPVTQGKRAVGIVSIRDLFKVAYEHMMTERAGA; translated from the coding sequence ATGAAACGCAAGCTGGTTCCGGACGTGGTGAGGTCGCAGGAACTGATCCTGGTGCCGGAGGACACCTCCGTCGCCACCGTGTCGAAGATGATGGCCGAGAAGAACATCGGGGCGGTGCTGGTGGTGAACCACGGCGCCCTGATCGGCATCGTCACCGAACGCGACCTGAACAACAAGGTGCTGTCGAAGGATATCGACCCGTCGTCGGTCGAGGTCGGTGCGGTGATGACCCGCAACCCCGACAGCCTGCCGCCCGATGCCGACGCGGTCGACGCGCTGAAGCTGATGCATGATAAGCATTACCGCCACCTGCCCGTCACCCAGGGCAAGCGCGCGGTCGGCATCGTGTCGATCCGCGACCTGTTCAAGGTCGCCTACGAACACATGATGACCGAACGCGCCGGGGCGTGA